TGTCGAACACACCAATCAGTAGAGCCACCATAAGGCCATAGATTGCATTGACCTTGGCATTGCCACAGGATACCTTGGCCACAGACATGTGATCACAGTAAGTGTGGGGAATAAGGGTGCCTCGGCAATAGGGCAAGCGCTTGGTGAGGACAGTAAATGGAAAGATGAGCATCACACTCCTCAAGAAAGTAGCAAGACCAGCCTTGGCAATCACAGGGTTGGTGAGGATGGTGGTATAACGAAGAGGATAGCAGATAGCTACATAACGGTCCAGGGCCATGAGCATGAGCACACCAGATTCCATTCCAGTCAACATATGGACAAAGAACATCTGGACCAAGCAAGAATTGAATCCAATCTCCTTGAAGTTGAACCAGAATATGCACAGCATATTGGGAACAGTGGTGGTGCACCAGGTGACATCAGTGAAGGAGAGTAAGGCCAAGAAGTAGTACATGGGCCGGTGCAGTGCCTCCTCATGGCCAATGAGGTAGATAAGCCCACAGTTCCCCACAACAGCAATCATGT
The sequence above is drawn from the Peromyscus leucopus breed LL Stock chromosome 1, UCI_PerLeu_2.1, whole genome shotgun sequence genome and encodes:
- the LOC114688708 gene encoding olfactory receptor 52N2-like; this translates as MSGANSSSLTPEFFILNGVPGLEAAHVWISLPFCFMYMIAVVGNCGLIYLIGHEEALHRPMYYFLALLSFTDVTWCTTTVPNMLCIFWFNFKEIGFNSCLVQMFFVHMLTGMESGVLMLMALDRYVAICYPLRYTTILTNPVIAKAGLATFLRSVMLIFPFTVLTKRLPYCRGTLIPHTYCDHMSVAKVSCGNAKVNAIYGLMVALLIGVFDICCISVSYTMILRAVVSLSSSDARHKAFSTCTSHICAIVITYVPAFFTFFTHRFGGHTIPHHIHIIVANLYLLLPPTMNPIVYGVKTKQIRESVIKFLLGDKMGIT